The following coding sequences are from one Gossypium hirsutum isolate 1008001.06 chromosome A12, Gossypium_hirsutum_v2.1, whole genome shotgun sequence window:
- the LOC107934494 gene encoding HMG-Y-related protein A, which translates to MATEEISRTQGLNPSQQSSSLPDYPQMILEAIEALNEKEGSSMSSIAKHIDSTHSDLPASHSTLLSHHLNQMKQMGQIVMLNNNYSKPDPNAPPKRGRGRPPKPKVPLPPGVVVSSPRPRGRPPKPKDLLAPPKPKPVSTGRPRGRPPKKAKTGTATAPPPPPGVKRGRGRPPKVLPSVGFQ; encoded by the exons ATGGCGACGGAAGAAATTAGTCGAACTCAAGGCCTCAATCCTTCACAACAATCTTCTTCACTTCCAGACTACCCTCAG ATGATTTTGGAAGCCATAGAGGCATTGAATGAGAAAGAGGGTTCCAGTATGTCATCCATCGCCAAGCACATCGACTCCACTCACTCCGATCTCCCAGCGTCTCACTCCACTCTCCTCTCCCACCACCTCAACCAGATGAAACAAATGGGTCAAATTGTTATGTTAAACAACAATTACTCGAAACCCGACCCCAATGCCCCACCCAAGCGTGGACGTGGACGTCCACCTAAACCCAAGGTTCCTCTTCCACCTGGCGTCGTCGTCTCTTCTCCCAGACCTCGTGGTCGTCCGCCTAAGCCGAAGGACTTATTGGCTCCCCCCAAGCCCAAACCCGTCAGCACCGGAAGGCCACGTGGACGCCCCCCTAAGAAGGCTAAGACTGGTACCGCCACCGCTCCTCCACCTCCTCCCGGTGTGAAGCGAGGCCGCGGTCGACCTCCGAAAGTGTTACCGTCGGTGGGTTTTCAGTAA